In Ooceraea biroi isolate clonal line C1 chromosome 1, Obir_v5.4, whole genome shotgun sequence, the genomic stretch GAACTgttaaaattagattataaataattgcatttcagACACTCTGGCGTCTATAAAGATTCGTCGCCGAGGAAGAAATCAAGTAAATTAAGGAAATAGTATACCTTCGACCCTTCATAGCGAATTTACTGGATTCACGCACACCACACAACAACCGTGGCACACGATAGCCATGCAACCAGTAAGCCAACCAAACCACACGACACGagtttttacatatatagACAGCCTCGTACACTGACATTTATTAGAGTTGCCGAAGCACTAACGGCATTAGTTATATGATTCGCAATGATAAAAAGGACGCGATGCACCGATGTACATCGATTCGAGTCTTGTTTTAATTAACCTTGTCCttgtgaaatatgtataaatgatAAGGAGGATAACTCCAAGATGTTACATGCCGCACGAGCTGATCGATGAAAGATAAAAGATACCAAAGTGGAACATTCGAGAGAAGCTCGTCGCAATCGATGGGATTGCGAGGAAAGTGAAGACTACTGAATGAGAAGCGAGAATATGATGACTATAAACTGATGCGAAAGAAGCGGCTGACAATGATGTCGATGAGTGCGATTCAACAAGCGTATTATGCTTCATCAAGAAATCCAATGATGCAATTCGCGATGTGACGATGTACGTGTATGAATCCCGAGGCTCCTCGAAGAGAGACAATGATGATCATGATGAAGATGCTACGAATTTCGTGGAGCTGTGACTTCGGGATCGAGGATTCGGGTTGGGCAGGCTGAAtgaatcacacacacacacacaccacgaTGTGTGCGCGAGTGCATGTGTGATCCAGACAGTCGCCGATACTAGATTAGTTGGCTTCCACGCGCACAACTATCGTTGAGCAAAGAGTTATTTCAAGTATCTCATATCGTCTCCTACTTTGGCAAAATACACAATCTCTCTTGGCTATACTACATGAAACAAGACACATTAGATTCCTCCGGATAGATCATCCCACCCGATCGATTGACCAGACTGTTTGTACTTTGTCCAGTATTCTAAAcggttaaaaaaaaagaagtatcaatttctctctcgtctctaTACAATATACAGTCTCTATATAGTACTATATATACTTTTCTAAAACTGATTAAAGTAAAggtaaagaaaaataacaaacaGAGAACGAACTGCAACAACTCTCGCGAAAAATTAACTCAGAgcataaaacagaaaaaaatcaatttaacgAGGAAAGGATTAGATATACATCAAGGCTATAACTATGGGGTATGTGTAAAAGTATCGGAGTTAGCAGTTACTTTAATCAGCGCTTCCAAATACCGAcgatatatgcatataaagCGCATTCCAGATATCGATATTGGTCCAATGAATATGCACACTCTAATGCAACAAAAAGAAGGATCTCTAAAACTATCTGTGATTTATGTAGGAGTAGGAGTTATATACTACATTcggcaagagaaaaagagagagagagagagagagagagactaccACATTAACTATTCTCTTAAATTGTAACTAAAAATCCCtgctaaaaaatatataagtattttaatCAGGAATTCTATGTGCATTACTATTGATcgatgaaattaattcattGCAACATGTGCAAGAttccataaatatttaaaaaagaaaggaatataatattcaaatatgaAGAAAGAGGACAGATATAGAATAAACTACTTGATTGTGACAAACAAGAATGTCTATAAGTACCGTTGAAAAATTCACGTTATATATGCGATATTATCTCGCAGAATCATCATATAAAAATTGGTAGCCGATAAACATACCTTCTTTGTTGACCGCGTCCAAGCTCTGATACTGCAGCTTGTCCGCAGCTACAAAAAGAGATAGCAGAACACAGAAAGGAGCATTGTGGCGACGTTCCACCATCAATTCAATTGCCAACAGCAATTAGCCCTAAAAGCTCTACGTAATAGCCCGATAATGCCTTTAAcgttaatacatatatatgtattaagcATCATTACTTTACGTTTGTGTAAAACGCTCTGCATTATTCGAAAGAACAACTTGAGTTTGTACCATACTATCCGCCTTATGTCGCGCATCACCAATTTCATTCATTTACATGCAATACCTCGTAGGGTATAAGTTTACGATATTGCAATCTCTACTTTTGCTCATTTAACGTAACAAGGAATAAGTCAAATTTGACAATATCAAATTTTGAAtagatatttgaaaatttgtgttgagatattttcaaagatattctGACACACAAATTTCGCACTGCGCGCATACACTTTGGAAATCGAGTCTATCGTGATGCAGTTCCGTGAGAGAATGTGAAGCTGCTACATAATTAAAAGGAGAGCATACGGCATTCATATGTAgcgtataaatatatcgattGGTGCGAGATCACAGTGTGATATGTATATAGAGAAACCGacatagtaattaataatcacaATCATGCACAAACTATTAACGTGTTAAGGATACCGTACACGTTCCGCCTACGTACACATTGTATACGCGTACGTATGCAGTAAGATCACTCGTTAACATCGTACCACGTTCGACGTCGCTTGTTCATCAGCGACGCCGTTCGACAAGCATCCTTCACACTAGTTTTATTACAGATCTGCTCACTGATACGAACAATTTTAGCACCAAAACTAAGCACTTACCTTTCTCGGGCTTCTCTTGTCGTTGATGATCGTAGCTTCGCGAGCGCGGTTCCACGATGGCCCCTGCCTCCCTGCCACGACGTTGTCGCTGACTCGCCGCCAACTGGCTGCCAAGCCTAGCAGCCTCGTGTCCAGCTACGGTTCTAGCACTgcacatattaataattaaatataaaatttctgttctttacactaatgaaataattattacatgttacTAATGCTCTCAAAGACAGATTACAGCGGCGCAAAAAAAGCACTCAAGAAAAGTTGGATACAGGCGAATAACGAACCTGATAGGGATCGGAGCCGAGCTCTGCAAGAATCCGCTGTCGTACGGTTCGTCCATCATGTTCGGATCCAGATCCATCATGTCGATTGCGCGACTGGTCGTCGGGCTGTCCAGCATGGAGTCCACAGCATCGGTTTCCATTATTGACGGAGGTGTGTCCTGAAAAGGTTGCAGATATTTATTTGTCACATCGTAAAAACGCCTGAACGATCaacaaataatgtaataatcttGTGTGTTTGTCGCGTTTGTTACAATCGACACGACGCAAACTATAATACTCACGGCTTGTGCTGCGGGATTCATAAGATCGTCCTCCATGATTCCCAATTCCGCATCCTCCTCTTCTATCCGGGTGCTACATTGTGAACTGGTATCCTGCCCGGAACCGCCATTGTCCCCCTTAAAAAAgtatcaatataaaattcatcTCATGATTCAAAAGTCTCATAATTCTCCCTaacataatttgtttattaactttattaatatgtaatttttgttttcttttctgattaataattaatttctcaatcgtttcttaatgttaaaattttaagcATTGCTCTTCCAGATACTTAGAGATCTTGATCGACTTACCACATTATGACTGCTCTCATTGCGCGAATGTGGCCTGAATCCAGGACCGGGCGGCAGATTCTTCTGCACGCAACAGTTAACACCGGGACTGAAGTGTAGCTCGACGTGGAAACGTTCTTCGCTACACGGATCCTTGGTCGGATCCTCGTACAACATAACGACAATTTGCGACATGTAATTCAGCTCAGAAACCATACTGACATATTCCATCGCGCGCCGCCACTGCTCATCTTTCACCACCTATTAATTCGATACGTTGGAAGTTAAAAGCAAActgcatgaaataatattgtcgAATCTAAATGTGACACTTACGTCGAGTAAACCACCGTAACGCAATACGGTAAGCAAGGAATGTACATGACTCTCGCTCGTGAAATACAACCTCGTACGTACATGGCGTCCAGGGCTCGAAACACCATGAGAATATCTATggatcatcattattataaatcattattataaattattctaaaatcattaaagtattattaaaaattacaaattaaggAAATAAATTCCTTGTAAATAGGATTGAATTATTATACCTAGGATTGAGCCTGTTGACACTTTCTTCAGATTCCTCAATATTTCGTTGCAGATCGGCTCGTATCTTTTTTAGTAGAGGAGTGCATATTCCTTGACCGATAgttaatttttcttgtacCGTCAGACCGTATTCCTGCATACGTGGTTAGTATGTAATTCACGCAAAAAGTGCCATTACTATTACTGCTAAAAGGAGATTATACCTGAGGGATCACTATGTCCGCCAAGGATTTAGCGTACGTATACAGTTCCTCCGCATGCTCGAACTGCAACGTGTGATTGTTGTGCTGCAGGTCGTACTTTATGCAATCGTAAATGTCGGGAATCTTGGATATGTCAAAGCGTTTGTTCTTCGTGCAGAAATCCTTCTCTATCTTGCCCCAGCGGCGTCCCATTAGCTCCCACGTCTCGCCGTGATAAAGTATCGTGTCCTTCGTTTTCGGGTCGTCCTTCTTGATCCGCACGATATCCAGGAGCTTCTGGATAAGGCTATGAACGTGTTGGCAACATCGGACTGGATTCTTGACAAAGTCCAAAGCGGCATTGATGCTCAACGCGTTTCCTGGATTGATCTGTTCCCGATCCTCGCGAGTGAATTCCCTGTCCTGCTGAAGTAGCTCGTGCAAGCGCGTCTTCACCCTGCAAATCACAAATAATATGCGTGACACGAAAGTCGCGTGCTTGATTATAGAGGCGTGTAACACCGGGACATTCGTACTCACATGTTCTGATATTTGCTACTGTCGCAATCGTTGTCCAACAGGCCATTGGTATTTGCGCTTTTAACCATCTGTACCAAAATCGGCGTCAGCTCGCCTTCCAACGCGAGTAACCCTTTCGCAAAGGCGGCCGCGGTCATTTGTACGCGTCCCTCGTCGCTGGCGTAGATCTTCAGATCGTGACGGAACGTGGAGTGCAGACGTAATAAACCCAATCCTTGCGCACCCGCGTATTCACCTATGTTTGCATAAAAGGAACGATCTTAGTGCAATGAACAGATTCGCAGAGGCACTATgataattatagaattatagaacacaatgaacaattaaacaattctGATATTACTCCAGAAATGGCCGAGATGACCTACGCTCTGGTATCGAGATCATCGTAACGTCACaacaattgttattaattatattaattaacgtcaTACGTGAAATCGGAACGTAAAATGGATAAATAAGTTTCTCATGTTTCTAAATGTATTAAAGTTACCTTAAGCTTCCTGGTTACGTACTTTAAAGATTACATGAAAAAACAATTGTGCAATGCGTGCATACGTGACGTCTTGTATGAAAACTAAAATGCCACTTAACGTGTGTTGCGTGTGTAGTGAAATGTGCATCGTGGTGTGCCGTCGAAAACATTCATCAACGTAGAAGAAGCAAGTAGCGAGAAGTGAGTTAGTGTGTAATGCACAACGCTAAAAACCATGCTACTCCCAAGCCACCAGACGACTCGTCTCGCTGAGCCGGAATGGCAGCCGGAGCACTCAAATGAACAGAAGGGTGCAAGTGTACTCTTACTGTTAGCACCGAAGACTCGCTATAACATCGCTATTTCTAAGGACAGCAATACAACCTACAGAGAACGATAGAATAAGCGTGGATCGTAAATAAAAGGTTACCGTGGCTTGGTAACATCTCTGATTCTTCCTCTGAAATAACATTTGAGATCAATTATCCTATACTCGAGTATGTAACTACTTTTTATTACTAACTACTTTCTTGTTAGATATGATTGCCAATATGATTGTTAGTGCCACAGAGCGACCGCTACAAATTATTCTCGCATAcccgaaatattaattgctcATGAGTAGTTTTCGTATCTGTTGCGCGATATACAATAGCGAGATCGTGTGAGAATACAGCCCAATACAGCACGCATTACGCCGATCTTAAAGTCGTCCTAGAATTTTGCAACTTGCACATAGCACTCTGAAGATACGAGCGATATAGTAAACTGCGTACTAAAAGCCTAAAGGCTTCCAATtacgatattcgcaatatatTAAATCCTAGATCAAGTTCAGCTAACAGAGGGAATTATTGTAAAAGTGATCTTCGATACTGCGTGGAAACTTAAAAACGAGCATGGCAAGCATATGAACATAAGATACGAACCACTAAGGTGTCTACCTTGACCACCAGGGTACATGCAGCGGAATATGCGTCCCAGCTCCTCCGCTTGAATACGTCCAGCCGGCGTTAATTCCCCGCCCCACTTCAATATCAACACGAGAGATGGTTCTCCTAGCCGGTCTGAAAGCAGAGAGAATGAAGAAGTACGTATATCTAGATATATGCAATTTCTTCAACTAGTTTTCATATTCTGATGTAAAACAATTGTTCATGTAATTATAGCTAATATACACTCACTCCTAAAAAAAGcagtacactaaaatttagggaaaaactTACCTACCttcacgcacgcgcgcgcgcacacacacactacaaggagggtttggagtcttaaatTACTGTGGAACTGACGAACCACGGGGTCCTCCTCATCCTTGtgacgcacgcacgcacgcacgcacgcacgcacgcacgcacgcacgcacgcacgcacgcacgcacgcacgcacgcacgcacgcacgcacgcacgcacgcaccacgcacgcacgcacgccacgcacgcacgcacgcacgcacgcacgcacgcacgcacgcacgcacgcacgcacgcacgcacgcaccgcacgcacgcacgcacgcacgcacgcacgcacgcacgcacgcacgcacgcacgcacgcacgcacgcacgcacgccacgcacgcacgcacgcacgcacgcacgcacgcacgcacgcacgcacgcacgcacgccacgcacgcacgcacgcacgcacgcacgcacgcacgcacgcacgcacgcacgcacgcacgcacgcacgcacgcacgcacgcacgcacgcacgcacgcacgcacgcacgcacgcacgcacgcacgcacgcacgcaccacgcacgcacgcacgcacgcacgcacgcacgcacgcacgcacgcacgcacgcacgcacgcacgcacgcacgcacgcacgcacgcacgcacgcacgcacgcacgcacgcaccgcacgcacgcacgcacgcacgcacgcacgcacgcacgcacgcacgcacgcacgcacgcacgcacgcacgcacgcacgcacgcacgcacgcacgcacgcacgcacgcacgccacgcacgcacgcacgccacgcacgcacgcacgcacgcacgcacgcacgcacgcacgcacgcacgcacgcacgcacgcacgccacgcacgcacgcacgcacgcacgcacgcacgcacgcacgcacgcacgcacgcacgcacgcacgccacgcacgcacgcacgcacgcacgcacgcacgcaccacgcacgcacgcacgcacgcacgcacgcacgcacgcacgcacgcacgcacgcacgcacgcacgcacgcacgccgcacgcacgcacgcacgcacgcacgcacgcacgcacgcacgcacgcacgcacgcacgcacgcacgccccccccccccccccccccccccacgcacgcacgcacgcacccgcacgccacgcacgcacgcacgcccacgcacgcacgcacgcacgcacgcacgcacgcacgcacgcacgcacgcacgcacgcacgcacgcacgcacgcacgcacgcacgcacgcacgcacgcacgcacgcacgcacgcacgcacgcacgcacgcacgcacgcaccacgcacgcacgcacgcacgcacgcacgcaccgcACGCACCCGCACGCACCACGCACGCCCACCCCACGCCCCCccccacgcacgcacgcacgcacgcacgccccCACGCAccccacgcacgcacgcacgcacgcacgcacgccacgcccacgcacgcacgcccaccacgcacgcacgcacgcaccacGCCCACGCACgcccacgcacgcacgcacgcacgcacgcacgcacgcacgcacgcacgcacgcacgcacgcacgcacgcccaCGCACGCACCACGcaccgcacgcacgcacgcacgcacgcacgcacgcacgcacgcacgcacgcacgcacacacacaccagaaggatttggagtacaaagaataatgaacgcagcagttggaattataaaagaactaaacgaaccgcagggttttctaattccttaggccttgctgaatcgacgatattgcaaattcgaaattgaatatctcggtacctaactatcctagcacaaaatttcaaaaacggttttaaagctttgaaaccctacttttcgcaatttaaatcgaaattgtgcacgacgagttttttaaaatggcggaaagggagagcatgcgaaattgataaatgaagattagagtttgcgatggcacatggtgtaaagtaggtattgcagcccaatgggactaaatgcatataaaagtataaagttttatctttaaaacgcttttttgcaaagctcgatgcgatcattttttgttgagatactccaaatttacttaacagagtgttttcttttttaaagttgcacaactcagcgaaaaatgatcgcatcgagctcggtaaaaagcattttaaagataacactatattttcatttgcatttggtcccattaggctgcgatatctaattcacgccatgcaccgtcacaaactcggactttcggttatcacttttgcatcctctcattttgtcatccgccattttgaatcaaatggccgaccataattgccattcaaatattcttaaagtggatacttgaagcttcattttgcatttttgaacatatttttatcttcattatttaccaagttatgatcatttgaaggttggtaagtttttccctaaattttagtgtaccgctttttttgggagtgagtgtagATACTATATAATATCACATGTAAAACGGTGAGAAAGCAAATGTGGCATACTAAGATCACTACCGTCGTCGGAGGAACTTCCTCGTGGTCGTCCTCGCGGCTGATACTTTAATTGGACCTTGCGATTTATGCCAGAAAAATGTCCATACCTGTTATATAGATTTAACGCTTTTgttataaacttataaattcgttaaattttTTCAGTTATGACTCGTccaaatgtaatataataatcgaaatcacaattttaataCACACATTTCCAAGACACTCTTGAGTTGTTCCAGTTTTCCCTGCTTTTCTTCGAGCTCGGGCCCCGCTGCACGATGCTGTATCTCTGCCAATAAGCTACGCGCCGTATCGAGAATCTCCTGCAGCTGCTTAGGTCGCTTTAACTTCACATGGCCATGCTTGTAGCCATCGTACTTTGCAAATATCTCGAAGAATCTACGGGACGTCAAATTTGTCTCAATTTGTCGCGATATCATTGAACCATTAACAACGATGCATGCACTCACTTCGGATGACGCACTTCGACCTTCATCTTTTGCTTCGGAGTTCTGTCACCGTGTCTGATGACCGCTACAACGCAACGCAACTCCATCCTAGATGAATATTGAAGGAATAGTGATACAAGAGAAATGCATTTCAACATCAATTCTACTGGAATCATCATTTGCAGTTACACTTTTGCACTAacattttgccgaatgtagtTGGCACGATAGGCGGGTCATCCAACTGGAAGGGTACGCTCCATGGAATGTGCAACGTGGGAGCCAATTCCCTCAGGATCATGTTTCCCAGGATTTTGGCACAGTCATCGTAGTACTTATTCGAGTTCTTTACAAAACTAAATCCGTTTACATCGCACACGAACGACTGACCGTTTGCTCTGCGAACAAGACCGTATTCGTTGTACCAATTATACTCGAGTTTCCGCCACTTACAAGCAGTGGTACGTCCGTCATGGTATCAATACTGCCTCTCAGCCAAGTCGGTTCACGATACCGCAATGAAAGTCAAAGCTATCGAGTATGTAACGCGATACGAGCTCTAAAATAACATTGATAACTATGCCGGCAACTGTGTCAGCGTATAATACGTCAACGCATAACGCATCACGTCTTCTTAGTCATACATGGTACAGATACagattcaaaataaaataaatttattttgaatctgtatttataaatatcaaatgttTCGAATTGTTcagagtaaaataaattaattaaattttccgaTTACACGTGTATTATTTAAACGTACAATTACGTACCTAAGTAAATCGAAACCGCACACCGTTTGCTTGAAAGCCAAGCACACTTTTCTGCTGATAAGTTTCTCAGCGTTGCTCAATATTACCGGATACCGAATCTCTTTACCCTCCGAGTCCCTCTCAACTTTGCCGTCGAGGGCCGGGCTTTTCCTTGCCTCGGCATGAGCATAGTCAGGTCCCACGGTATAAACTTTAACGTCGGTGCCGTCGGTGGGCATAAAATCCTCGTAGATATAAGAACCAGTCTTACGAACGCGAGACTCTGGCGAGTACACGCTACTACGACTACCTATCTGTGTAACAAAACAAATATCATGAGTATTTTTACGCGTAAGAAGACTGTAATGCTCGTTTATTAAGTTCAGATAACATTCTACGCATaccaaattattatatagGGTGTTACACATACTTTTCTAAATAATCTCTGACTTCCTCCCCCAGCAGAAGtaggataataaatataaatgttgtgATCTTCAGCAGACACCGGTTTCTCCACAAACGGTTTATTGAAAGTGATACCGTTTACCTCCACGTGATCCTCCGACTCCACCAGCTCGTGCTCTGAAGTATATACATTATGCACGCGTAAATATCAAAAGTATGTAGCACAAGATTCTCTAAATACATCTCGAGTGCACTGAAATTATTTGCTCCCAAATCACCTACATCACTTAAAATCGActgtatttacaataattttatcggaatgaaaacaaataaaatttattaataacatacgCTTCGGATCCGGTGAATCTCTATCGAGAACGGCGTATCGTGGAATTTCGATATCCTCGCTCTCCAATATAGCATAAACTCTTCTGCGATCCTGTTGCAATTTCCATTTTGATTAATGTGTAATATGAGAATTTGTTATGTCAAAAGTGTTATATATACCTGAATATCATATTGCATCGCGAGATTGTTAATGATAAATGGATTACGTAAATTCGCATAATTTATAGCTTTATCAAGAGGGAAGCCTTTACTGTGAAAACTTATTAAGCAGTCGACGACAGGCCAATTTTCTACAGATTCCTGTAAGCAAACGCTTAAGATGTAGACGATGCAATGCAGATTCTTCCATAacataaatacaatttaatttttgtttaccTTTAATATTACTTCTTCTGGAAATACAACAATCTTTATGTATTCGAATTCTTCAAGCCTTGTCAAAATCTCTTTCATTGGTTTACTCTGCGACTTCTTCGCCATTGCGCATATCCCAACCAGGACCTGCTTTCCCTCTCCCTCCAAATCGCTGCATCCCATGTAAGCATCATCTTGAGTGCAACCCTCAGGCAGATCGGGCTATAAAATGAAGATCAGATGATAACGATTGTTAAAGAGGATATTTAATGTTACGGAAGTCATGTTATGACGATGCTCAATgttaataaacgaaaaatgatCAGAAGGCTAcacagaaaattaaaattaaaactaaattcACTGTCACACATTTTTTCCTCTAGAAAAATCAGTGATATTTGAGGTGAAAGAATGTCGCAGCATGACTTTTGACATATTTTCTAAATGAGTGAAAAGCGCTTCTATactttgatatatatgtaacaagCAAAGACAAAGATCAAAAAATCTTCAGGCTAAGTGGAGTGCTCACCCAGTATGCCTTTAGGCAGGATAGAAATCTGGGCTTGTCGTCAGCAGGACAATTTTCATCGCGAACTCTCGTAAGATTACTCATTATACTCTTTAGAGTTTGATCGTTCAATAAGTAAGTTACACGTTGATCACATATGTTATTGCCTACATAGAAAGGTAATACGTATCAAGCAACAAAGCGTGATATACAAATCCGAGAAGTAGACGTCGCGCAACCTTCAAAATGTTTTGTTCaatgtaacatttttctttatctacATGTTTCTGTTTCcactttttcttcgttttctattTTACTGTTGCTATTACCGTTACTGTATTACTGCTAATTTGAATGCAATTCAAGATCAATGCGATGCCAGTCATGCAACAACTAAGCGGAAGCATATGAGCGCTTTTATTAATCGTCGCGcaataaaagatttatgacaagatcaaaataaaaaataaaaagaagagataAACTAAAGTTAAGCGCAAACCAAAGGAAGTAGACATGATACAGTTAACGTTATGCACATACATTCTTAGAATATCATTAACATGTACATCTAATTACacacatattacatatacaattattactaatcaca encodes the following:
- the LOC105274968 gene encoding inositol hexakisphosphate and diphosphoinositol-pentakisphosphate kinase 2 isoform X13, which codes for MSYTELEHGYQGLKNASRPMFYIGDVNTVQSSVIPSIYRSSKRPDLPEGCTQDDAYMGCSDLEGEGKQVLVGICAMAKKSQSKPMKEILTRLEEFEYIKIVVFPEEVILKESVENWPVVDCLISFHSKGFPLDKAINYANLRNPFIINNLAMQYDIQDRRRVYAILESEDIEIPRYAVLDRDSPDPKQHELVESEDHVEVNGITFNKPFVEKPVSAEDHNIYIYYPTSAGGGSQRLFRKIGSRSSVYSPESRVRKTGSYIYEDFMPTDGTDVKVYTVGPDYAHAEARKSPALDGKVERDSEGKEIRYPVILSNAEKLISRKVCLAFKQTVCGFDLLRANGQSFVCDVNGFSFVKNSNKYYDDCAKILGNMILRELAPTLHIPWSVPFQLDDPPIVPTTFGKMMELRCVVAVIRHGDRTPKQKMKVEVRHPKFFEIFAKYDGYKHGHVKLKRPKQLQEILDTARSLLAEIQHRAAGPELEEKQGKLEQLKSVLEMYGHFSGINRKVQLKYQPRGRPRGSSSDDGSDLNRLGEPSLVLILKWGGELTPAGRIQAEELGRIFRCMYPGGQGRHLSEEESEMLPSHGEYAGAQGLGLLRLHSTFRHDLKIYASDEGRVQMTAAAFAKGLLALEGELTPILVQMVKSANTNGLLDNDCDSSKYQNMVKTRLHELLQQDREFTREDREQINPGNALSINAALDFVKNPVRCCQHVHSLIQKLLDIVRIKKDDPKTKDTILYHGETWELMGRRWGKIEKDFCTKNKRFDISKIPDIYDCIKYDLQHNNHTLQFEHAEELYTYAKSLADIVIPQEYGLTVQEKLTIGQGICTPLLKKIRADLQRNIEESEESVNRLNPRYSHGVSSPGRHVRTRLYFTSESHVHSLLTVLRYGGLLDVVKDEQWRRAMEYVSMVSELNYMSQIVVMLYEDPTKDPCSEERFHVELHFSPGVNCCVQKNLPPGPGFRPHSRNESSHNVGDNGGSGQDTSSQCSTRIEEEDAELGIMEDDLMNPAAQADTPPSIMETDAVDSMLDSPTTSRAIDMMDLDPNMMDEPYDSGFLQSSAPIPISARTVAGHEAARLGSQLAASQRQRRGREAGAIVEPRSRSYDHQRQEKPEKAADKLQYQSLDAVNKEARRHRHSISGQMSYFKLLGYNVSKKLTGSANSLFSTAVISGSSSAPNLKDMVPPHASAVAAIEGFGGVPPIRPLETLHNALSLRQLDAFLEMMTTAPLYRTPASSPPKSSPAGSTHESLNPPLGHPGIVREYHHSSDSEAVRYIMPTPIQYKSLGEAEACDPRNLPSPTSPNSTGWSSEPQSFLSSEPSSPAPTSTGECSMSISLISNEGAQLFSTAPKFSPAPCLDVDFNEFCMRLDQENRESRGSVSYTDYYSNEDGQIRKITQMPQVIQSGPSNSAQTYGDVHPGDNIDDDEDHTLTLKQSEEQKKQDVKSIFEQREDVNPAKLSGSYKKIGRFRVESTDISHGDVRIKDTDNAGALDRVKPSASQKSDSSSVEKTRKDSKKGSGGSHASSQKRKTFSRSQSVTAPKPAAPKPEATFSYSKQSSFSTMSDADLENWKLSMLDATAPCSSETSQQEQPILTVAGSLTDSSNITVGFDVKEKEKE
- the LOC105274968 gene encoding inositol hexakisphosphate and diphosphoinositol-pentakisphosphate kinase 2 isoform X12, which codes for MSYTELEHGYQGLKNASRPMFYIGDVNTVQSSVIPSIYRSSKRPDLPEGCTQDDAYMGCSDLEGEGKQVLVGICAMAKKSQSKPMKEILTRLEEFEYIKIVVFPEEVILKESVENWPVVDCLISFHSKGFPLDKAINYANLRNPFIINNLAMQYDIQDRRRVYAILESEDIEIPRYAVLDRDSPDPKQHELVESEDHVEVNGITFNKPFVEKPVSAEDHNIYIYYPTSAGGGSQRLFRKIGSRSSVYSPESRVRKTGSYIYEDFMPTDGTDVKVYTVGPDYAHAEARKSPALDGKVERDSEGKEIRYPVILSNAEKLISRKVCLAFKQTVCGFDLLRANGQSFVCDVNGFSFVKNSNKYYDDCAKILGNMILRELAPTLHIPWSVPFQLDDPPIVPTTFGKMMELRCVVAVIRHGDRTPKQKMKVEVRHPKFFEIFAKYDGYKHGHVKLKRPKQLQEILDTARSLLAEIQHRAAGPELEEKQGKLEQLKSVLEMYGHFSGINRKVQLKYQPRGRPRGSSSDDGSDLNRLGEPSLVLILKWGGELTPAGRIQAEELGRIFRCMYPGGQGRHLSGEYAGAQGLGLLRLHSTFRHDLKIYASDEGRVQMTAAAFAKGLLALEGELTPILVQMVKSANTNGLLDNDCDSSKYQNMVKTRLHELLQQDREFTREDREQINPGNALSINAALDFVKNPVRCCQHVHSLIQKLLDIVRIKKDDPKTKDTILYHGETWELMGRRWGKIEKDFCTKNKRFDISKIPDIYDCIKYDLQHNNHTLQFEHAEELYTYAKSLADIVIPQEYGLTVQEKLTIGQGICTPLLKKIRADLQRNIEESEESVNRLNPRYSHGVSSPGRHVRTRLYFTSESHVHSLLTVLRYGGLLDVVKDEQWRRAMEYVSMVSELNYMSQIVVMLYEDPTKDPCSEERFHVELHFSPGVNCCVQKNLPPGPGFRPHSRNESSHNVGDNGGSGQDTSSQCSTRIEEEDAELGIMEDDLMNPAAQADTPPSIMETDAVDSMLDSPTTSRAIDMMDLDPNMMDEPYDSGFLQSSAPIPISARTVAGHEAARLGSQLAASQRQRRGREAGAIVEPRSRSYDHQRQEKPEKAADKLQYQSLDAVNKEDTRPRIIQPDPTCTARRHRHSISGQMSYFKLLGYNVSKKLTGSANSLFSTAVISGSSSAPNLKDMVPPHASAVAAIEGFGGVPPIRPLETLHNALSLRQLDAFLEMMTTAPLYRTPASSPPKSSPAGSTHESLNPPLGHPGIVREYHHSSDSEAVRYIMPTPIQYKSLGEAEACDPRNLPSPTSPNSTGWSSEPQSFLSSEPSSPAPTSTGECSMSISLISNEGAQLFSTAPKFSPAPCLDVDFNEFCMRLDQENRESRGSVSYTDYYSNEDGQIRKITQMPQVIQSGPSNSAQTYGDVHPGDNIDDDEDHTLTLKQSEEQKKQDVKSIFEQREDVNPAKLSGSYKKIGRFRVESTDISHGDVRIKDTDNAGALDRVKPSASQKSDSSSVEKTRKDSKKGSGGSHASSQKRKTFSRSQSVTAPKPAAPKPEATFSYSKQSSFSTMSDADLENWKLSMLDATAPCSSETSQQEQPILTVAGSLTDSSNITVGFDVKEKEKE